The following coding sequences are from one Venturia canescens isolate UGA chromosome 5, ASM1945775v1, whole genome shotgun sequence window:
- the Hen1 gene encoding uncharacterized protein Hen1 encodes MIIVFFHVLYLIGKIVYDNYQCNRLTKKDKNGDDEEACSSPQPPVPQCKVNDCQQNSYVRDLYDADYEDNDDFPRAPRFSPPAFIQRYLAVVKVLTDVKYHKKIKKVVDFGCSELGFLVYLKNTPGIEEILCIDVDRETLNRHKDKAIPLNADYLQHRQNPLVVHVYEGSVTHRDKILTNCDAVVAIELIEHLYPDTLVDVPYNIFGFIKPLVAIITTPNADFNVLFPRMKKSDMRHWDHKFEWTREQFENWAQNIVTRYPEYNVSFEGIGAGPPGTEELGCCSQMAIFTRVNIPSEVEMIFGVDGLLKNVTSQEYPYRVDNRSDEQKILDEATYHIRNFARTNDEGAEEYPLEDLMKKLESFHITGEALREILVNGGWTICESDEGPMILCPEQTTFSDYDFEAEMDERCPEFDWNTALFHNSSDNWRENNVEGNYDEFWDDDYGVPAITTGINDVASNDLVPEEDSNIPEVEFSSSETLDINGFDGLEVTWPLNPPSSENRLSNFESDPDWDTESNRQDSSFEIGEAKDLISNVEAIEGSLSLIKSEKEKLVRISGLSTLDLETSGCELGSICSINLECSRNEAHETCPRDITNPEFDCTELQGSFEDSREIQHKTELPERFCPDDSTDKYVEENPQCSSSPKIPVAEKSQSETSLAHSEIAPSTETDSSTSFRTVKKWFPPEVNEMYSNGQVTKLKGGNESSDIGNDEPSLAISDTNLSESFVESERSFSAARLERQRTPVSLSLRSNVSCAELSGNTSKMQEDSKKSNNTAQQISNESDIFQTQIFHGSNDHPQASGASRVEQGFSVSEEKPEWPDAPETPSNSWSPEIMDSGYPNSASMQDTTPEYDLSSIAQDRISSDSESPSVAEVPRPGFLDHAEVENGDLANNNRDGQGNNVAAPEVENELDDDLQPLIDGLENDIENENDIYAVENDFPVWLLRILERGNVAGRRPIPQLRQQDENQRLNVNAAGDAGLPELDEGFDSTDSENDDGDAVGDDDDDDEDDDDDDDDDDDGNEDEENLHEFFVESSEESIDWNVSGDH; translated from the exons ATGATTATCGTGTTCTTCCATGTGCTCTATCTCATTGGGAAAATTGTTTACGACAATTATCAATGCAACAGACTgacaaaaaaagataaaaatggcGACGACGAGGAGGCGTGCTCTTCGCCGCAACCGCCGGTCCCTCAATGTAAAGTCAACGATTGTCAACAAAATAGTTACGTTCGCGACCTGTATGACGCTGATTATGAAGACAACGATGATTTCCCCCGAGCACCTCGTTTCTCACCACCCGCTTTTATACAGCGTTACCTCGCTGTCGTCAAAGTACTCACCGATGTAAAatatcacaaaaaaattaaaaag GTTGTAGATTTTGGTTGCTCGGAACTTGGGTTCCTCGTTTACTTAAAAAATACCCCAGGGATCGAAGAAATTCTTTGCATAGACGTCGATAGAGAGACTCTGAATCGTCACAAAGACAAAGCAATCCCTTTGAACGCCGACTATTTACAACATCGTCAAAATCCATTGGTGGTACACGTTTACGAAGGCAGCGTCACTCATAGAGATAAAATTTTGACCAATTGTGATGCCGTCGTTGCCATTGAatt GATCGAACATTTGTATCCTGACACGCTAGTAGATGTTCcgtacaatatttttggtttCATAAAACCCCTAGTCGCTATTATAACAACTCCGAATGCTGATTTCAACGTACTTTTtccaagaatgaaaaaaagtgatatGCGGCACTGGGACCACAAATTCGAGTGGACCAGAGAACAGTTTGAAAATTG gGCACAGAACATCGTGACGAGATACCCAGAATATAACGTGAGTTTTGAAGGCATTGGTGCAGGACCCCCAGGAACCGAGGAATTAGGTTGTTGTTCGCAAATGGCAATATTCACGAGAGTAAACATACCGTCCGAAGTAGAGATGATCTTTGGAGTTGatggtttattgaaaaacgtgACAAGCCAAGAATATCCATATCGCGTGGATAATCGATCAGATGAGCAGAAAATTTTGGACGAAGCTACTTATCACATAAGAAACTTCGCCCGAACGAACGACGAAGGTGCTGAGGAATATCCTTTGGaagatttgatgaaaaaattagaaagTTTCCATATTACCGGGGAAGCTTTGCGAGAAATTTTGGTGAATGGTGGTTGGACAATTTGCGAGAGTGACGAAGGCCCCATGATTTTATGTCCAGAACAAACGACATTTTCCGACTATGACTTTGAAGCGGAAATGGATGAACGATGTCCGGAATTCGACTGGAACACTGCCCTTTTTCACAATAGCTCTGATAACTGGCGGGAAAACAACGTCGAGGGAAATTACGATGAATTTTGGGATGATGATTATGGGGTTCCAGCTATTACCACCGGTATAAACGACGTAGCATCAAACGACTTGGTACCCGAGGAGGACTCGAACATCCCTGAAGTTGAATTCTCTTCGTCCGAGACCCTCGATATCAACGGTTTCGACGGTCTTGAAGTAACATGGCCTCTCAATCCTCCATCCTCCGAGAATCGTCtctcgaattttgaatcgGATCCGGATTGGGATACAGAGTCGAATCGTCAGGATTCTTCGTTTGAAATAGGCGAGGcgaaagatttgatatcaaacGTAGAAGCGATCGAAGGATCATTGAGCTTAAtcaaaagtgaaaaagaaaaacttgtaAGGATATCGGGTCTCTCGACACTTGATCTTGAAACGAGCGGCTGTGAACTTGGTAGCATTTGCAGTATTAATCTAGAATGTTCGAGGAACGAAGCGCATGAAACGTGTCCGCGCGATATTACGAATCCGGAATTCGATTGTACGGAGCTTCAAGGCTCTTTCGAGGATTCTCGAGAGATCCAACACAAAACAGAATTACCGGAGAGATTTTGTCCGGACGATTCAACGGATAAATACGTCGAAGAAAATCCTCAATGTTCGAGTTCACCTAAAATTCCCGTTGCCGAGAAAAGTCAAAGTGAAACGTCGTTGGCGCACAGCGAAATCGCTCCGTCAACGGAAACTGATTCGAGTACAAGTTTTCGTACTGTTAAAAAGTGGTTTCCACCGGAAGTTAACGAAATGTATAGCAACGGTCAAGTCACGAAACTAAAAGGAGGTAACGAGTCCTCGGATATCGGGAACGATGAACCGAGCTTAGCGATCAGTGATACCAATCTGTCTGAGAGTTTCGTAGAGTCCGAGAGAAGTTTCAGTGCCGCACGTTTGGAACGACAGAGAACACCCGTAAGTTTAAGTCTCAGAAGTAACGTCAGTTGCGCAGAACTATCAGGGAATACATCAAAAATGCAAgaagattcgaaaaaatctaacAATACGGCTCAACAAATCTCGAATGAgtctgatatttttcaaacacaAATCTTTCACGGGTCCAATGATCATCCGCAAGCGAGCGGTGCGAGCAGAGTCGAACAAGGGTTTTCCGTATCTGAAGAAAAACCTGAATGGCCGGACGCACCGGAAACACCTTCTAACAGTTGGTCACCGGAAATAATGGATTCGGGCTATCCAAATTCCGCGTCTATGCAAGATACGACGCCCGAATATGATTTATCGAGTATAGCACAGGACAGAATATCCTCGGATTCAGAATCCCCGAGTGTCGCCGAAGTTCCTCGTCCGGGTTTCCTCGATCACGCCGAAGTGGAGAACGGTGATTTGGCGAACAATAATCGCGACGGCCAAGGCAATAACGTTGCAGCGCCCGAAGTAGAAAATGAGCTCGACGATGATCTTCAACCGTTGATCGATGGTTTGGAAAATGATATTGAGAACGAAAATGATATTTATGCGGTAGAGAATGATTTTCCTGTCTGGCTGTTGAGAATTCTTGAACGAGGAAACGTAGCCGGGCGACGACCGATTCCTCAGCTTCGTCAACAGGATGAAAACCAAAGATTGAACGTTAACGCTGCTGGAGACGCTGGACTTCCCGAGCTTGATGAAGGTTTCGACAGCACAGACTCCGAAAACGACGATGGCGACGCCGTCggtgatgatgacgatgatgatgaagatgatgatgatgatgatgatgatgatgatgacggaaacgaagacgaggaaaaccttcacgaatttttcgtcgAGAGCAGCGAGGAAAGCATCGATTGGAATGTCAGCGGAGATCACTAG